The following proteins are encoded in a genomic region of Rhinolophus ferrumequinum isolate MPI-CBG mRhiFer1 chromosome 17, mRhiFer1_v1.p, whole genome shotgun sequence:
- the UBA7 gene encoding ubiquitin-like modifier-activating enzyme 7, which produces MDVLETSKLLDEELYSRQLYVLGLPAMRRLQEAKVLLSGLQGLGAEVAKNLVLMGVGSLTLHDPHPTCWSDLAAQFFLSEQDLGKSRAEASLELVAKLNGAVRVCVHTGDITEDLLLGFQVVVLTASDLEEQLKVGTLCRKHGVCFLVADTRGLVGQLFCDFGENFTVQDPTEAEPLTAAIQHISQGSPGILTLTKEAKNHQFHDGDLVTFSGIEGMVELNGCAPRPIRVQEDGTLEIGDTTNFSCYWRGGVVTEVKKTKTVSHKPLDAALLQPRVVAPSAPQVHRAHCLHQAFRALHRFQHLTGRPPKPWDPADADRVVSLAQDLDPLRRTDGEPLEEPLDEALVRTFALSSAGGLSPMAAMLGAVAAQEVLKAVCRKFMPLDQWLYFDALECLPEDGEPLPNPEDCSPRGCRYDGQIAVFGAGFQEKLSCQHYLLVGAGAIGCELLKGFALVGLGAGSGGGVTVADMDHVERSNLSRQFLFRLQDVYRPKAEVAAEAARRLNSDLQMTPLTYPLDPTTEHIYGDNFFSRVDGVVAALDTFEARHYVSTRCIHYLKPLLEAGTQGTQGSASVFIPHVTEGYSALATASEDITYPVCTVRHFPTKVEHTLQWARDEFEGLFHLSAETINRHQRTPTSLADTEGPQMLTLLQVVLGVLRERPQTWQDCVLWALGQWQLCFHYRIMQLLRRFPPDKVLKDGRLFWSGSKLCPQPLEFDSSQDMHFLYVLAAANLYAQMHGLPGSRDQTALREMLKLLPPPDPQHLASILPSDLVSAELGPEQVQRLHEVWSVGPPLQPLRFEKDDDSSFHVDFVAAAANLRAQNYGIPPASRAQSKQIVGQIIPAIATTTAAVAGLVGLELYKVVGKPRPLITAFRHSRLHLAENYVSRWIPGAPAVRTFQDLKWTCWDRLKVPAEQPERTLKSLLAYLQEQYGLKVKMLLQGTALLYSAGWPSEKQAARLPLRVTELVRQVAGWVPEPGQRVLVLELSCEGEDDDTAFPPVHYEL; this is translated from the exons ATGGATGTCCTGGAGACCTCCAAGTTGCTGGATGAGGAGCTCTACTCACGGCAGCT GTATGTGCTGGGTTTGCCGGCCATGCGGAGGCTACAGGAGGCTAAGGTCCTGCTGTCCGGCCTTCAGGGTCTGGGGGCCGAGGTGGCCAAAAACCTGGTCCTGATGGGTGTGGGCAGCCTCACTCTGCAtgatccccaccccacctgctgGTCTGACCTGGCTGCCCAG TTCTTCCTCTCGGAGCAGGACTTGGGAAAGAGCAGGGCCGAGGCATCTCTGGAACTTGTGGCCAAGCTCAACGGAGCCGTCCGGGTCTGCGTCCACACAGGCGACATTACCGAGGACCTGCTGCTGGGCTTCCAG GTGGTGGTGCTGACTGCCTCGGACCTAGAGGAGCAGCTGAAGGTGGGCACCTTATGCCGTAAGCACGGAGTCTGCTTTCTGGTGGCCGACACCCGGGGCCTCGTGGG GCAGCTGTtctgtgactttggggaaaacTTCACTGTGCAGGACCCCACAGAGGCAGAACCCCTGACAGCTGCCATCCAGCACATCTCCCAG GGCTCCCCGGGCATTCTCACTCTGACAAAAGAGGCTAAAAACCACCAATTCCATGATGGGGATTTGGTGACTTTCTCCGGCATTGAGGGCATGGTCGAGCTCAACGGCTGTGCTCCCCGGCCCATCCGCGTGCAGG AGGATGGGACCTTGGAGATTGGGGACACAACAAATTTCTCCTGTTATTGGCGTGGTGGGGTTGTCACCGAGGTCAAGAAAACCAAGACTGTGAGCCAT AAGCCCCTGGATGCAGCCCTGCTCCAGCCTCGTGTGGTGGCCCCGAGTGCCCCGCAGGTTCACCGTGCCCACTGCCTGCATCAGGCCTTCCGTGCACTGCACAGGTTCCAGCACCTCACTGGCCGCCCACCCAAGCCCTGGGATCCC GCTGATGCAGATAGGGTGGTGAGCCTGGCCCAGGACCTGGACCCACTGAGGAGGACAGATGGAGAGCCATTGGAAGAGCCACTGGATGAGGCTCTTGTGCGGACATTCGCCCTGAGTAGTGCTGGTGGCTTAAGCCCCATGGCAGCCATGCTGGGCGCAGTGGCCGCCCAGGAAGTGCTAAAG GCTGTCTGCAGGAAGTTCATGCCCCTGGACCAGTGGCTGTACTTTGATGCCCTTGAGTGCCTCCCAGAAGATGGGGAGCCCCTTCCCAATCCCGAGGACTGCTCACCG AGAGGCTGCCGCTACGACGGGCAAATCGCGGTATTTGGGGCTGGTTTTCAGGAGAAGCTGAGCTGCCAGCACTACCTCCTG GTGGGTGCTGGTGCTATCGGCTGTGAGCTGCTCAAAGGCTTCGCCCTCGTGGGCCTAGGGGCCGGGAGTGGCGGGGGCGTGACAGTTGCTGACATGGACCACGTGGAGCGCTCCAACCTCAGCCGTCAGTTCCTCTTCAGGCTTCAGGACGTTTAT AGGCCCAAGGCAGAGGTGGCTGCAGAGGCCGCTCGCCGCCTCAACTCAGACTTGCAGATGACCCCGCTCACCTACCCTCTGGATCCCACCACAGAGCACATCTACGGCGACAACTTCTTCTCCCGTGTGGATGGTGTTGTCGCCGCCCTGGACACTTTCGAGGCCC GGCATTACGTGTCTACTCGCTGCATCCACTATCTGAAGCCACTGCTGGAGGCGGGCACGCAGGGTACCCAGGGCAGTGCTTCAGTGTTCATACCGCACGTGACTGAGGGCTACTCCGCCTTGGCTACAGCTTCTGAGGACATCACCTACCCTGTTTGCACCGTGCGGCACTTCCCCACCAAAGTTGAGCACACCTTGCAG TGGGCCCGGGATGAGTTTGAGGGGCTCTTCCATCTGTCTGCTGAGACCATTAACCGCCACCAGCG GACACCTACTTCTCTGGCAGACACAGAGGGGCCACAGATGCTGACCCTGCTGCAGGTGGTACTGGGTGTCCTGAGAGAGCGTCCACAGACCTGGCAAGACTGTGTGCTGTGGGCCCTCGGCCAGTGGCAACTGTGCTTCCATTATAGAATCATGCAGCTGCTCAGGCGTTTCCCACCTGATAAA GTGCTTAAGGATGGAAGACTTTTCTGGTCAGGTTCCAAACTGTGTCCTCAGCCCTTGGAGTTTGACTCCAGTCAA GACATGCACTTCCTCTACGTGCTGGCAGCGGCTAACCTGTATGCCCAGATGCATGGGCTGCCTGGCTCACGGGACCAGACTGCGCTTAGGGAAATGCTGAAGTTGCTGCCACCGCCTGACCCCCAGCACCTGGCTTCCATCTTGCCTAGTGACCTGGTTTCTGCTGAACTTG GCCCTGAGCAAGTACAGAGACTGCATGAAGTCTGGAGCGTGGGCCCCCCCCTGCAGCCCCTGAGGTTTGAGAAG GATGATGACAGCAGCTTCCATGTGGACTTTGTGGCAGCAGCAGCCAACCTGAGAGCTCAGAACTATGGAATCCCACCAGCCAGCCGCGCCCAG AGCAAGCAAATCGTGGGTCAGATTATCCCAGCCATTGCCACCACTACAGCGGCTGTGGCGGGCCTGGTGGGCCTGGAGCTGTATAAGGTGGTGGGCAAGCCACGGCCCCTCATCACGGCCTTTCGTCACAGCCGTCTGCACCTGGCTGAAAACTACGTCAGCCGCTGGATCCCTGGAGCTCCAGCCGTCAGGACG TTCCAGGACCTGAAGTGGACCTGTTGGGACCGCCTGAAGGTGCCTGCTGAGCAGCCAGAGAGGACCCTGAAGTCACTCCTGGCCTATCTCCAG GAACAATATGGGTTGAAGGTGAAGATGCTGCTGCAAGGCACCGCCCTGCTCTACTCGGCAGGATGGCCATCTGAAAAGCAGGCCGCGCGCCTGCCCCTCAG ggTGACGGAACTGGTGAGGCAGGTGGCAGGCTGGGTGCCTGAGCCTGGGCAGCGGGTGCTGGTACTGGAGCTCAGCTGTGAAGGTGAGGACGACGACACTGCCTTCCCACCCGTGCACTATGAGCTGTGA